In one Candidatus Paceibacterota bacterium genomic region, the following are encoded:
- a CDS encoding permease-like cell division protein FtsX, with product MLWVNIKRVAKAGLTNFWRNGWVSLATILVMVITLSVFGSLIIAKATLTTVLDRLQDKVDITVYFKTGASEEDIISLKNSLADLNEVKDVEYVSCEAALAAFQQRHADNSLIIQSLEEIDGNPLGASLNIKAKNPSQYESIAKFLESGTPAQEGVFSAIDKVNYHQNRLVIDRMANILQTSRNLGSGLSLALAFVALLVTFNTIRLAIYTNSEEIKVMRLVGASNKYIRSPFVVEGTLYGVFASIISMALFYPLTLWLGPMSERFLGDINIFTYYVSNFFEIFAVLLIVGVSLGVVSSWIATRRYLGV from the coding sequence ATGCTTTGGGTAAACATAAAAAGAGTTGCGAAAGCGGGGCTCACTAATTTCTGGAGAAATGGCTGGGTATCCTTGGCGACGATTTTGGTAATGGTCATAACCCTTTCGGTTTTCGGTTCTTTGATCATAGCAAAGGCGACCCTTACTACTGTTTTGGACAGGCTTCAGGATAAGGTTGACATTACCGTGTATTTCAAAACGGGGGCTTCGGAAGAAGATATTATTTCGTTAAAAAATTCTCTTGCGGATTTGAATGAAGTAAAAGACGTTGAGTATGTTTCTTGCGAAGCGGCGCTTGCGGCTTTTCAGCAGAGGCACGCCGATAACAGTTTGATAATCCAGTCGCTTGAAGAAATAGACGGCAATCCGCTTGGGGCCAGTTTGAACATAAAAGCAAAAAATCCTTCTCAATACGAAAGCATCGCCAAATTTTTGGAATCGGGAACGCCGGCGCAGGAAGGAGTTTTTTCTGCCATAGACAAAGTCAATTACCACCAGAACAGGTTGGTGATAGACAGGATGGCGAATATTTTGCAGACATCGCGAAACCTTGGTTCCGGACTTAGTTTGGCGCTCGCGTTTGTGGCGCTTTTGGTTACTTTTAATACCATACGGCTTGCGATTTACACGAACAGCGAGGAGATAAAAGTAATGCGCCTTGTCGGCGCTTCAAATAAATATATCAGGAGCCCTTTTGTGGTTGAAGGGACTCTTTACGGAGTTTTTGCCAGTATAATTTCCATGGCTCTTTTTTATCCGCTTACTTTGTGGTTGGGTCCTATGTCTGAAAGGTTTTTGGGCGATATCAATATTTTTACTTATTATGTTTCCAATTTTTTTGAAATTTTTGCCGTTCTTCTTATTGTGGGTGTTTCTTTGGGGGTGGTTTCAAGCTGGATCGCTACGAGAAGATATTTAGGGGTGTAA
- the ftsE gene encoding cell division ATP-binding protein FtsE: protein MIYFNNVSKVYSDTSTALQDVDFSIEEGEFVSIVGQSGAGKTTLIKLFLAEERPTAGKIFLDSLDIHSLPRGDLHVLRRRIGTVFQEFRLLPTKTAYENVAFAMQAAGKTEEEIRKDVPQVLEVVGLVEKSFHFPSELSGGEKQRIAIARAIINRPDVIVADEPTGNLDPLNVQEIIELLKKINELGTTVILTTHNKDIINSLSRRVITLEKGRVVRDDKKGRYVL from the coding sequence ATGATTTATTTTAATAATGTTTCAAAAGTTTATTCCGATACTTCAACAGCTCTTCAAGACGTGGATTTTTCGATTGAAGAAGGAGAATTTGTTTCAATTGTCGGACAATCCGGCGCCGGAAAAACCACTCTGATTAAACTTTTTTTGGCGGAAGAAAGGCCGACTGCCGGAAAAATATTTCTTGATTCTTTAGATATCCATTCTCTTCCAAGGGGAGACCTCCATGTATTAAGAAGAAGAATAGGAACTGTATTTCAGGAATTCCGCCTTCTTCCCACAAAAACCGCTTATGAAAACGTAGCTTTTGCCATGCAGGCCGCGGGGAAAACCGAAGAGGAAATAAGAAAAGATGTTCCTCAGGTTTTGGAAGTTGTCGGTCTTGTTGAAAAAAGTTTTCATTTTCCGAGCGAACTTTCCGGGGGCGAAAAACAGAGAATAGCGATAGCGCGCGCCATCATAAACAGGCCGGACGTGATTGTGGCGGACGAACCGACCGGGAACCTGGACCCTTTGAATGTTCAGGAAATCATAGAGCTTCTTAAAAAAATAAATGAACTTGGAACTACCGTGATTTTAACCACTCACAATAAGGATATAATCAATTCGCTTAGCCGCAGAGTTATCACGCTTGAAAAAGGCCGCGTGGTGCGGGATGATAAAAAGGGCAGATATGTATTATAA
- a CDS encoding NUDIX domain-containing protein, with the protein MSNKYEGQIEVVGSPIIVNRRGEILLIKSYKWGDKYLIPGGHAEVGEMIFETAKREGEEETGLKLEPQFCVNIGELIYDPDFYRKAHLVYFHIVCNALTDDIRLDEKELKEFIWIEPKKALDLALTKGVKKSLENYINGIRIDINSFVND; encoded by the coding sequence ATGAGTAATAAATACGAAGGACAAATTGAAGTTGTTGGCTCTCCAATTATCGTTAATCGCAGAGGGGAAATTTTACTTATCAAATCTTATAAATGGGGTGATAAATATCTTATTCCTGGGGGACATGCGGAAGTGGGGGAAATGATTTTTGAAACGGCAAAACGCGAGGGCGAGGAAGAGACAGGATTAAAACTTGAACCACAGTTTTGTGTGAATATCGGAGAACTAATCTATGACCCGGATTTTTACAGAAAAGCGCACCTTGTGTATTTTCATATTGTTTGCAATGCTCTTACTGATGATATAAGGCTTGACGAGAAAGAGTTGAAAGAATTTATTTGGATTGAGCCAAAAAAAGCGTTGGATTTGGCACTTACCAAGGGAGTTAAAAAGTCTTTAGAGAACTATATTAATGGAATTCGGATAGATATAAATTCTTTTGTTAACGATTAA
- a CDS encoding GIY-YIG nuclease family protein — MYKVYILKSLTAKKSYVGLTVDLDRRLKEHNSGKHFYTRRYLPWEIVSFEERENLLEARKREKYLKSAAGRRYLKKFIFGNI; from the coding sequence ATGTATAAAGTTTATATTTTAAAGAGTCTTACAGCAAAAAAGTCTTATGTCGGGTTAACCGTTGATTTAGATAGGAGATTGAAGGAACATAATTCGGGAAAGCATTTTTATACGCGTAGATATTTACCATGGGAAATTGTATCTTTTGAAGAACGAGAGAATTTGCTAGAAGCAAGAAAGCGTGAAAAATATTTAAAATCAGCAGCAGGCAGAAGATATTTGAAGAAATTTATATTTGGGAATATTTGA
- a CDS encoding formyltransferase family protein → MLKPKLIIFASGTKDGGGSGFEELVKNSKTGILNAEIVAVVSNHENGGVRQKSEKWKIPFELFKGPWTSEEYKKILEKYEAEWVSLSGWLKLALGLPPAKTINIHPGPLPRFGGPGMYGHFVHEAVIEAFKKGEIKESAVSMHFVNEEYDKGPIFFRFPVLVEESDTAETLAAKTNKIEHAWQSFITDLILRGEISWDGKNPETLKVPDWYDFL, encoded by the coding sequence ATGCTCAAACCAAAACTTATAATCTTTGCTTCGGGAACAAAAGACGGAGGCGGCTCGGGTTTTGAAGAACTCGTTAAAAATTCAAAAACAGGAATTCTGAACGCGGAAATAGTCGCTGTCGTGTCAAATCATGAAAACGGCGGAGTCCGCCAAAAATCGGAAAAATGGAAAATCCCTTTTGAGCTGTTTAAAGGTCCGTGGACGAGCGAAGAATACAAAAAAATTCTTGAAAAATATGAAGCCGAATGGGTGTCGCTTTCCGGATGGCTCAAGCTTGCGCTTGGTCTGCCGCCGGCAAAAACAATAAACATACACCCCGGGCCATTGCCGCGATTCGGAGGTCCTGGAATGTACGGGCATTTCGTGCACGAAGCCGTAATTGAAGCGTTTAAAAAAGGTGAAATAAAAGAATCGGCGGTCTCCATGCACTTTGTAAACGAAGAATACGACAAAGGACCGATTTTTTTCCGTTTCCCGGTTTTGGTGGAAGAAAGCGATACTGCTGAAACGCTAGCCGCGAAAACCAACAAAATAGAACACGCCTGGCAATCATTTATAACCGATCTTATTTTACGGGGAGAAATTTCCTGGGATGGAAAAAATCCGGAAACCCTAAAGGTTCCGGATTGGTATGATTTTTTGTAA